Within the Garra rufa chromosome 16, GarRuf1.0, whole genome shotgun sequence genome, the region ATTATAAGCAGTGACCTTTGCTAATGAAATTACAGACAGACCGAAgcaattatttttttgtaaaggtgAAGCACTGCTAATCAAAGCAAAATGCTCTGATTTAGGTCGTTTTTCCTGCTACATGAAAGTTCTGGGTTTATCAAAACATGTCCAGCTAACTTGAAAATCCATAGTACACGCTGCCAGAACAACTCTGGTTTTGCTCAGACAAGCTCCACtgcaagaaaacaaaaaaacaaaacaaagatttaTTAAGTATatgctttgtttttctttttctcaaTGCTGTTTTCCAAAGATCATAGATTGACATCCATATGATGTTCTTACCTGGCCAGTGTACGGTCTGTAATACTTCCTGTATCGCTGTGGGTCGCTGCTGCATCCGTAAGAGCGGCCGAAGGATGGATGGCGACCCTAAAATCACACCCATCATTATATACTGAGTAAAAGTAGAAGTACCCTAATACAATATTACTCCAGTATAAGTAAATACTCAAATTtacctgaataaaagtataaaagtacttgGTTTCTAATGTACTTAAGTATAAAAGTACTaattaatgaatgtttattttgtaattaactTGTTTGAGAGCTTCATATTATGTTTACAGATGTATATAACCCTGCTGCTCATAATATTTAGCTTGGGGACTCGTCTACACTAtcaaaatatttaatgtattaaaatatcaatttaggtTACTGATATTTcatgcagggttgccaggtctgcaaaACAAACTATGCCAATtgctgtattatatatatatatatatatatatatatatattagtggtgggccgttatcggcgttaacgtgctgcgttaacgtgagactcttatcgcgcgataaaaaaaatatcgccgttaatctattctcaaatatggtttgggagctgggtctaaactacgcaggctatgatgactttcaccttgatagtttaacgcggatgtataccgaagactgtagaatatggtcgcgggtaagtctcctccgccaaaacacagacgggatcgcgtcctccattcataaaaaccgaatctactatagcgaaatgccacgtaaattcgtcgttttttggattcataaatcaaatgttggtcagtcacttaattcaaatcgcgatatggactagtgtatgtgaaaactgaaatgcaaaaagaccgttttaatatgaatccgatatgttccgtttgcctagctctatgtatgcattgcggagacgagcttttactacacgcatactgaaacacacgtgacgctcccggtaatttttggcattttcatctcacatgaacagataaactcaatctcccaaactgctgtgagtgtcacttttaccgtttcatttgagaaacctagcatcatatcatactgaatgacacagaaacgtcacggcaacctgtcaaaataaaagtacggtgtaacatgtaatgggctggggaggtgttgacgttaaaaaataatttcattgttagttagttagtaaacacaagtacatctaattgaacataatttattttcatcaacaaattatcatagaacagctttatgagctttatgatccattctcaaagactttaagtcagtatttgggtagcacacatattctgaatgccttcagcagaattcaaattagccattttaatctagattaatctagattaattccaagatttaatctagattaatctagattaaaaaaattaatctatgcccacccctaatatatatatatatatatatatatatatatatttaaaaaaaaggttagttccattcctcaattctgattggtcagaagctatgaccgcttcactcaacggttttgtgtatcattgaacccccttagcaaccacccttagcaacgtaaacacagctgcagcagtagggactactttttactgcggaaggcagttaatgattttactatatgaaaacgtacaactcaatatatataaattaatatatatttttgattttaatatttttattgtgtggtaaccgttttataaaagcaataaggtacttgaggccgtgctgtatcatgaataaatcacgattaagactgggtccaaaactttatattagtgattaatttaaagatggcaatacaactgaaaaaagaaaaaaaaagacgcaaaaaaaaattttaatatttttttttgcaaatctaAAGGAGTCTAACAACCTATAACATAAATTGAAtgcaattatttaaatgtaaaataaaacagcgtcttcaccgtaagaattaaacatgctttcttTCTTATTAATACtaaaaagtccttcattcaagagcagtgagagatttttctttttgtaatttttacgttttattaatattaagcacagggacggcagaaggaatattatttgttgccgctttaagagtcACACGGATGcataagttaattttcatggcaaagaaggactatgcaattcatctgatcactcttcataacattctagagtatatgcaaattgctattataaaaacttaagcagcaacttttccaatttccaatatttatgtaattctcaaaacttaggcatattttcaattcgcagTTTCACTTTGCACAAtctgaagggtaatggaaacgcagctactgacTCGAGAACAGCCGCCATCCGCTCAATCCAATTCATGAATTAATCCAAAAATACTTTGTTCCTCTCCACCACTGGTTCCTACAGATTTAGTCTGAATATCTAGTGTAACATCACCAGTGTTGTacaagttacttccaaaatgtaacacattatatattactagttactgtcttttaaaagtaattagtcacattacaatattactgtctctaaattgtaatgcattacactacttttgtgttactttcatcaaaatatccacagattataaatTGCCAAAATATAAGTTTAGAACTGCTCATTTACATTAagtttaggatagctagcataaaattataaatacatatttaggtaggcctaccggtatgtctattaatgttacgttgtagtttaggttaaacatgGATAAGCACACAAACTGcattaatacattcataaataacaccggtaaataaagctgttataatgtacaatcattaaacacaataaatagcctataggctattttaaatggttttcagaacaaaacaagaatgaagaatataagttgctaaacaagccaaaacaatggagggtaaaagcgaaactaaaagcaaacggtgttgttctcgtgcaacctacctctctcattcgccatcaatccaattaaatgtgtccatattcgtgatgaaattgaatgctaaactattatgtaaaccaggatttgtacttaacgcgcttataaagcatcctcctcacatgagcaaatatgtgaccctggagcacaaaaccagtcttgagtcgctggggtatatttgtagcaatggccaaaaatacattgtatgggtcaaaattattgatttttcttttatgccaaaaatcattaggaaattaagtaaagatcatgttccatgaagattttttgtaaaattcctactataaatatatcaaaatgtaatttttgattagtaatatgcattgttaagaacctaatttggacaactttaaaggtgattttctcagtattttgattttattgcacccttagattccaaattttcaaatagttgtacctcggccaaatattgtcctatcctaacaaaccatacatcaatagaaggcttatttattgagctttcatatgatgtatatatatctcagtttttaaaaatttaaccttatgactggttttgtggtccagggtcacatacgtgTTTGGGCCGAGCTCAGGCTGAACGGCACGGATTGTACTACGCAGTACGCACTATTTCATTTGACCAGTGTTTCTATATTtgattgactgtattttattcttataactaacagactgcaacttttgcaatgctgtgtgcgtgaggcgccggcgcaatcgaatagcggaataactccgtcatttttggccaaaactgcagtgtgtttacttttatttctgtcatctcggtttcctttccgtgaactttcggAGAGCGCCGCtccacacaaaaatgaaccaaactcagcagcatatgtcactcagtcttttccTTTCGTTTTGAAAATCTGTTAATTAGGCTATTTTTGTCAGATGTATTTCGCATGTTCATTCATTGTATATAcagactatgatttaataaaaacagattttgtcatttttagcttaatttttgttgcttgtctgcgctcgtccgtcattttttttctcttctccgactccgcagctctTTTCGTTAGTTTAGTGTTAGTGGCACCAGTCCAGCTGTTTCCAGTGCTATTTCTCTATTAGGGGAGTGTGTCTATCTCACAGATGTAGAATCtctctgcagtcatctcaaccatcgaattccagcaacaggaagacaaaatattttactcgtggactttttttaattcgcaaattaattttgagttaaaatatgttgatgtaacttgcgttactgagattgtaacgagtaatattattacccaaattgtattagtaatgcgttatattaccgcgttacaacaaaaagtaataaactactgtaatatattacttttgtaatgcgttactcccaacactgaacATCACCACACTATCAAACTTACCTGTGCTTTCTGCAATGTACAGTGTGGGCCGAACGGACCTCCTCTCCATCCTTTGAAAATAAAAGATTGAAAATTCAATATCATGCTTTAGGATCAAGATATCAAAGGGTTAGGAAAGCTGAAGTTtttagcagaagtgtttgtgttgcacatcATAGAAAGCAACGCTGGCATCTGTTAATATTAATTGTTAGAGATAACTGGTTAATTTTGAGCTTTTTTGCGCTATTTTCATCTTCCGGGTTTAAAATCTACATTGTGCTGACGTCGCCGTTTGTGACGCGCCGATGGACTATAGCACATCGATGACGCGTCGGTGTCTCATAAATATTCATGACGCTGCGTGTTTTAtcctagggctgggcggtatgaccaaaattttatttcacggtaacgatatgtgaccctggaccacaaaaccagtcttaagtcgctggggtatatttgtagcaatagccaaaaatacattgcatgggtcaaaattttagatttttcttttatgccaaaaatcattaggaaattaagtaaagatcatgttccatgaagattttttgtaaaattcctactgtaaacatatgaaaatgtaatttttgatttgtaatatgcatggttaagaacttaatttgaactttaaaggtgattttctcagtatttacattttttgcaccctcagattccagatttcaaacagatgtatctcggtcaaatattgtcctatcctaacaaactatacatcaatagaaagcttatttattgagctttcatatgatgtatatatctcagttttgtaaaatgtaaccttatgactggttttgtggtccagggtcacatttatgttttcgatgcatagtgcaaatggatgtgcatttatttgtgttttaaactcgTGGGGAGCGAAATGAAACTGTCTGAACCCAAAGTTGTCTGTGTTGTCTCTCTCCCCTCTCCTCCACGCtgcatttttcaaaactgtggtgAGAGTAGCCAGTGCTGAAACAGGAGGGTTTCATTACCCTTTAATAAAACAGCAGAAGTGAAATCATCATCTCTTACCACACTGATGAAAGAAGCGGTTTTGACtgccttgtttgtgttttttgcGTTTGGGAGGTGTGGGTAGGAGCTGGCGAGCTTCGTCTTTATAATGCGCCAAGAGCTTCAGGGCCTCGTCGGAGCTGAGCTCCACAAACATCACCTCATCCACATGCTCTCCCTGCTCCGGCAGCGTGAAGCTCACTGGAAACAAGAAGAGAGATGAAAACATCTGCTTCGAAACTGTAATCTTGACAAACATGATCAGGTCTGACCTTTGGCTTTGAGAAGAGATGTTTCCTGAAGTGCGATGCCCTCCTGCTCTTGGCGCTGTGACAGACGTCTCCTCCACGCCTCATCAGGTGGAAACACCACCACCGCTCTCCTCTGGTAACCACGGAAACAGAGCATCTTGTGTCGCCGGGCAGATGGATAAATGTTGGCCTTGGAGAAGAGTGAAAAAGCGAGAACATGTGAGTGTAAAGACAGTTGCTGAAACTCTGTTCCACCTTTACTGCACACATATTCCTCAGTACCTGATCAAGAATGTAGTTCCTCCTCTTGGTTGCAGCTCTTTTGATCAGCTGACTGACGCACTGAGTGGCCTGCTGCAGCATCAGCTCTCTGTGATCGGCTCCAGGAGGCTCCTGCAGaacagaaaaataaaacagtGCAGCACTCAATGTTATGGTAAGAATTAAGATTTAACCCATTTCTATAGCTTTCCCAGTGAAAggacaagttcacttccagaactaaaatttacagataatgtactcacccccttgtcatccaagacgtttatgtctttcttttttttttagtcgaaaacagtgttgggaaggttactttggaaatgtaacaggttacagattacaagttacttgatttaaaatataataagtaatgtaacttttcaattactttctaaaagtaatgtaacttattgctacaaatataccccagcgactcaagactggttttgtggtccagggtcacatatggaaatagatctgtgcattagtttgaatgcagcctgttaaatcAGCCactctcatcagtaataatcaaacagcAATAATGCAGAGGAAAAACAGAAAAACCATAGCTATCGTCTGTTTAACttttaaagaacacttatttttatataagtaattgtttaaaaaaagtagcctgctcatataataaaaaaaattaagtacattttggACAAAAAACATTTGATAGAAAATGTATATTAGAATGTAGCCATGTGcggtaatattgaaaactgagaatgtgacgaaTTGTGGTATTAAGCTGAGAATGAATATTGTAATTAAGAAGATTGTGAAGATTCACAGCCCTactttaagatggcagtactgacatacagagaatccaactataaacaaaaaggatggaaactgcatttttacattttgttaaaatgtaaagtagtatttgcacagcagaagaattaattaggggaaaaatgtagatcaagaatagTTTTGGAATCAGATTGTGACTCCCAGTATCAGAATTGGATCGGAtcatgaagtgcctgaagattcccagcCCTATTTTTGACATACCCTAGCTGTATTgatgcagagctaggcaagacgagcatttgaggttaaaaagtatataaattgtcaagatccttcttccatggctgggatcatttagagccctttgaaacctcatttaaactgcattttggaagtccactacatggagagaaatcctgaaatgttttcctcaaaaaacacaatttctttacgactgaagaaagaaagacatgaacattttggggGGTAGAataaatgatctgtacatttttgttctggaagcgaacttctaatttaacaacaacactgactTGATAGATTCTCTCACCCTCATGCAGTTCAAAACAGAGTTTGTACTCAGAAGATTGTAACGTTTCCTTGGGTTCTGGAGCATGTGAGCCTGAGCCCAGTGAGTCTTACCCGAACCCGGCAAACCAACCATCATCAACACCTGAGAGATGGAGGAGATTGTGAGAGAATGCTTACAGCTTCACAGTAACAATATTCATCTTGATGTTTAATTTTGTTAGCTTTCCTACCTCACATTCACTTTTAGATGCTGTTGGTAAAAGCGCACGAGTCCTTTGACCAGGAGGAAGTGCGAGCAGTGTGGAGAAACCAGCGGGATAAGGATGCCAGGGAGTCTCTGGATTGAGATTTACGGAAACGGAGCAGTTTTTGCAAAGCACATGGGGATAAAGGGCTTGACCTCCAAGAGTAGAGGAGTTCAGGTGAAACGCCTCTCCAAGAGAACATCCATTCTTGTGAAATGAAAGAGTCACCTCTCCTGTTTCACTGACGAACTGAATGAAGAAAGAGTTATTAATTAATAATGAACCCGCACTGAATTagagaaatagttcacccaaagaaaCGTGCTAATTctcaggccatccgagatgtaaatgagtttgtttcttcatcagatttggagaaatgtgtcattccatcacttgttcaccagtggatcctctgcagtgaatgggtgccgtcagaatgagagtccaaactgctgataaaaacataataatccacaccactccagtccatcaatcaaCATCAGTTTTAatcactggagaaagcaaaacTAAGGATTGAGGATTTGCATTTTAGTTAAAAGAAGTGgttcttaatgatggatttttttCTGGTAAACACACTGCTTCTGGCTTCTCAagacgttaactgatggactggagtggtgtggctttcttgtggattattgtgaagtttttatcagctgtttggactctcattctgacggcacccattcactctagaggatccattggtgagcaagtttcctcattagatttggagaaatgtgtcattccgtcTCTtgttcaccagtggatcctctgcagtgaacggGTGCCGtctaaacatctgataaaaacatcacaataatccacaccactccaatccatcagttaacatcagTTTTATTCACTGGGATAAGCAAAACGAAGGATAGAGGATTTGTATTTCAGCTAAAAGAAgcagttttaacttaaaaacatcctaatgatggatttgtttcttataaacatgcagcttttgacttctcgagatgttaactgatggactggagtggtgtggattacttgtggaatactgtgatgttttttatcagctgttgagactcttcattctgacggcacccattcactgcagagaatccattggtaGGGTTGCAAACAGGTGAAAAACTTCCAGTAAATTTCCGGTAACTTTCCAAAAATCCCTGAAAATTTCCCAAAAATCCTGGAAATTTTTGCACTTTTTGCAACCctatccactggtgagcaagtttCTTCATTCAATTTGGAGAAATCTGCCATTCCGTCACTtgttcaccagtggatcctccgcggtgaatgggtgccgtcagaatgagagtccataaaaacatcacaatattccACAAGTAATCCGAAACACTCCAGTCAATCAATTAACATAATTTTATTCGctgaaaaaagcaaaactaaGGTTTAAATTTGGATTTTAGCAAAAAAAGAAgtgtttgtaacattaaaaacatcttaatggatTTGTTTCCTACAAAAAAAgtagcttttggcttctcaagacatggattattgtgatgtttttatcagccatttagactttcattctgacggcacccattcaccgcagaggatccattggtaggGTTGCAAACAGGTGAAAAACTTCCAGTAAATTTCcggaaactttccaaaaatccctGAAAATTTcccaaaaatcctggaaagtttacGAAATTTAATGGAAATTTTTGCACTTTTTGCAACCctatccactggtgagcaagtttCTTCATTCAATTTGGAGAAATCTGCCATTCCGTCACTTGTTCGCCAGTGGATCCtccgcagtgaatgggtgccgtcagaatgagagtccataaaaacatcacaatattccACAAGTAATCCGAAACACTCCAGTCACTCAATTAACATAATTTTATTCGctgaaaaaagcaaaactaaGGTTTAAATTTGGATTTTAGCAAaaaaagaagtgtttttaacattaaaaacatcttaatggatTTGTTTCCTACAAAAAAAGTAGCGTTTGGCTTCTCAAGacatggattattgtgatgtttttatcagccatttagactttcattctgacggcacccattcaccgcagaggatccattggtaggGTTGCAAACAGGTGAAAAACTTCCAGTAAATTTccagaaactttccaaaaatccctGAAAATTTcccaaaaatcctggaaagtttccgAAATTTAATGGAAATTTTTGCACTTTTTGCAACCctatccactggtgagcaagtttCTTCATTCAATTTGGAGAAATCTGCCATTCCGTCACTTGTTCGCCAGTCGATCCtccgcagtgaatgggtgccgtcagaatgagagtccataaaaacatcacaatattccACAAGTAATCCGAAACACTCCAGTCAATCAATTAACATAATTTTATTCGctgaaaaaagcaaaactaaGGTTTAAATTTGGATTTTAGCAAAAAAAGAAgtgtttgtaacattaaaaacatcttaatggatTTGTTTCCTACAAAAAAAgtagcttttggcttctcaagacatggattattgtgatgtttttatcagccatttagactttcattctgacggcacccattcaccgcagaggatccatggtgagcaagtgctggaatgacacatttctccaaatctgatgaagaaacaaactcatctacatcttaaagCCTGAgcgtgagcacattttcagcaatatcttatttttgagtgaactattcctctaACCCAAGAGCTAAAGAACACAGCATGCATACTTTAACCTACTTCTGTACAATTACTTGTGAAACTCACTGCATAGCATCCGATGACGTCTCCTTCTGTGAAGGGCTCACCAAACGCCGCCTCCTTTCCTCCAGTTACTATCCTCCCCCGTCCATCAAAACCATACGACAGCTCCACCTCACCTAAGAAAAAAAAGCAATAAttcttaataattttattattattatatcttttGATAATATCactaattacaatattttttcagAAACACTTTTTTACAAATACACTTTTAAATGCAACATTTTCATCAGTTTTCATTTTCAACAGTTCATCTTCTAGCTGTGTTATACCTAATCTATAACAGCACActcagcacttttttttttacgtttctgCAAGTCTgtaatatgatttattttcaccTAGCTGAAGGCTTGTGTTGTCCACAGACCAGCCCACTCTGAGCACATGTCCATCCTGGCCGCAGCTTGTGTCTAGTGCAGGTGCTGACAGTCGCTTCACAAACTGGAGACCCAAAAAAGTAATAATGCGCCAAAGGTGCCATTTAATTCATTAGTTTAGCTGCTGtacaaaacatttacaaaattCAAACCTCAAGTTCACACCTTGGCTTCGAATCCGACCTTCCCTTGACAAAATCCATGCGTCATCCTGCACCCTGACCAAAGAAGAGGGAATTTTTCCCAGAAGAGCGGCTGACCGCTGCTTCCATCAGAGTCCACCTCGAAATGCAGGTCACAGTTATCTGGAAAACACAAACACAGCGTTTCTGAGTACAGACTTTCAAATGCCTTATTCAGTATCTGAGCATGTATTGGGTCTTGATGAATTTACAGGAATCCAGTCGAACGTCGTCAAAATCTATTTCCGCTTCTTCCTCAGGCTCCGGCAGCAGCTCTGGTGTTTTAGCTCTGAGGAAAAACAAGTCAGAAATGTTCAAATCTGTTTTGTAAAGCCTGTTTAGTGTCAGTAAGATTTATTCATTCAGCAAGGGTGCATTCAATTTAATTATCTAAAATGTTACAAACAGAAATTTACATATAAACATAAATGGCTTTccattgctgtatggtttgttagtgcAGCATAATATTTGacagagatgcaactatttgaaaatctggaatctgagggtgcaaaaaaatctaaataatgagaagaacaactttaaagttgtccaaattaagttcttagcaatgcatattactaatccaaaattaagttttgacatatttacagtaggagtatcttcatggaacatgatctttacttaatatcataatgatttctggcaaaagaaaaatcttttgacccatacagtgtatttctggctattgctacaactatACCCTTGCTTTTGAGGTCCAGGG harbors:
- the LOC141288579 gene encoding heterogeneous nuclear ribonucleoprotein U-like protein 1; this encodes MLLAEVKRLKVAELRAMLTERGLDSKGLKAELVVRLISAIEAGVEPIEEVNVSETTSIEPTEKSRKSHSPESELCVRTQPPVCTPPPKKSMNAFTDQSTQTDPLQLCSCTAPGATAEQRTARTKEADGSREDRQHQTNPQHSAAALHPVALATVATEDAESGCSSSVLAISQPEAPQQQEQLLHRLSDEPESVDSTPEESSELKRPYEERGRDYYEFKEDIHYNRAKTPELLPEPEEEAEIDFDDVRLDSYNCDLHFEVDSDGSSGQPLFWEKFPLLWSGCRMTHGFCQGKVGFEAKFVKRLSAPALDTSCGQDGHVLRVGWSVDNTSLQLGEVELSYGFDGRGRIVTGGKEAAFGEPFTEGDVIGCYAFVSETGEVTLSFHKNGCSLGEAFHLNSSTLGGQALYPHVLCKNCSVSVNLNPETPWHPYPAGFSTLLALPPGQRTRALLPTASKSECEVLMMVGLPGSGKTHWAQAHMLQNPRKRYNLLSTNSVLNCMREPPGADHRELMLQQATQCVSQLIKRAATKRRNYILDQANIYPSARRHKMLCFRGYQRRAVVVFPPDEAWRRRLSQRQEQEGIALQETSLLKAKVSFTLPEQGEHVDEVMFVELSSDEALKLLAHYKDEARQLLPTPPKRKKHKQGSQNRFFHQCGWRGGPFGPHCTLQKAQGRHPSFGRSYGCSSDPQRYRKYYRPYTGQWSLSEQNQSCSGSVYYGFSS